From the Thermococcus sp. Bubb.Bath genome, the window GACGATCGGGAAGGATATAGCTCCCCTTGGCCCCACTTCGGCGTTTTCAAGTCAATTCGGGGCGTCGATAGCTGTTAACACAGCCAACCTCTTTGGACTTCCAGTCAGCTCAGGTCAGGCCGTCGTCGGCGCTATCAGCGGATTGAGTGCTTATAAGGGGGAAAAAGTCAACAAAAAGGTTCTCACGGACATTGTCAAGAGCTGGGTTGAAGCACCCCTCTTTGCAGGGGTCCTTGCATTCTTCCTCATAAAACTCTTCTCCGCCGCAGGCTTTTAAACCCCCAGCTCTAATCTATGGGAGGTGTTGTAAGATGGCTAATTTTAAGTTCGAGGTCAAGGCGCGAGATGCCGCCGGAAGGATTGGAAAGCTCACCCTCAACGGCAAAACAGTGGAAACGCCTGCCATAATGCCGGTAATCAACCCAAAGCAACTCATTGTAACCCCAAAAGAGCTCAAAGAGATGGGATTCAGGATGGTCATAACCAACTCATACATAATCTACAAAACCCCCGAACTCCGAGAGCAGGCACTAAAAGAGGGAATCCACAACCTTCTTGGTTATGACGGCATAATCGAAGTTGATTCCGGCTCTTTCCAGCTCATGCGCTACGGTGACGTCGAAGTCACCAACAGCGAGATAGTAAAGTTCCAGCACGATATAGGCGTTGACGTAGGCACCTTCCTTGATATACCCACTCCTCCTGACGTCTCGCATGAGAAGGCCGAAGAAGACCTTAGAATAACGCTGGAGAGGGCGAAGGAGGCGGAGGGAATCAAGGAGATAGCTATGAACGCTGCGGTGCAGGGTTCGACTTACCCTGACCTCAGGACGTACGCCGCTAAAAAGCTGAGCGAAATGAACTTTGAGATACACCCAGTTGGCGCCGTCGTTCCGCTGATGGAGAGCTACAGGTACAAAGACTTGGTGGACGTGGTTATAGCCTCGAAACATGGACTCAGGCCGGATAGGCCGGTTCACCTCTTCGGTGCCGGTCACCCCATGATTTTCGCCCTGGCCGTTGCTATGGGGATAGACCTCTTCGATTCGGCGAGCTACGCCCTCTACGCCAAGGATAACCGCTATTTAACACCGGAAGGGACGAAGAGGCTCGATGAGCTGGATTACTTCCCGTGCTCCTGTCCCGTCTGCTCCCGCTACACACCGCAGGAGCTCCGCGAGATGCCCAAGGAAGAGCGCACGAGGCTTCTGGCTCTGCACAACCTTTGGGTCATTCGTGAGGAGCTCAACAGGGTCAAGCAGTCGATAAAGGAAGGCACCCTTTGGGAGCTGGTTGACGAGAGGGCCCGCTCTCATCCAAAGCTCTACGCGGCCTACAAGCGCCTGCTGGAGTACAGGGAGTACCTTGAGAAGAACGAGCCCGTAACCAAGGGAAGTGCATTCTTCAAGGTGAGCAGGGAGGCTTTGAAGTGGCCAACCGCAGTGAGGGCAAAGGAGAGGGCCGAGCGCGTTAAGCCCAAATTCCTAGAGACGGTTAATCACCCTATATTCGGTGAGATACCAAAGTACCTATCTCTCAGCTACCCCTTCGCCCAGAGCGAGGGGGAGGAGAACTTTACCATCGAGAAACCTGCTAGGGAAGAGGCAAGGAATTATATCATGGCCATAGCCGAGTACCAGTTCGGCGAAGGGGCTGGCGAAGCGTTCAAAGACGCCTTCGTCGAGCTTTCGAGGAAGACTGGAATGCCAAGGCAGATTAAAGTTAAGGGTAAGCACCTCGCCACCTTCCGCTCCGCGGATGGGCTGCTAACGCTGGGAATCGAAGGCGCAAAGAGGCTCCACAAAGTCCTGCCGTTCCCGGGAATGAGGGTTGTTATCGACGAGGACGCAGAGCCGTTCGCGAGGAAGGGAAAGAACGTCTTCGCCAAGTTCGTCGTTGATGCCGACCAGGGGATAAGGCCCTACGACGAGGTTCTGATCGTCAACCGGAACGATGAACTTCTGGCAACAGGCCAGACACTCCTCAACGGGGAAGAGCTAAAGGCCTTCCAGCAGGGGTTGGCCGTGAAGGTTAGGAGGGGGGTGGGGGAGTAATCTACCTCCCAAACCTTCTCTGCCTCTTCTGGTACTCCCTTATTATCCTCAGGAAGTCGATCTTTCTGAATTCGGGGAAATAGACGTCGACGAAGAAGAGCTCGCTGTAGGCTATCTGATACAGCAGAAAGTTGCTTATTCTAATCTCGCCACCGGTTCTTATCACGATATCCGGGTCGGGCATGTTCGGGTGGTAGAGGTAGCGTTTTATCAGCTCTTCATCGATATCCTCAGGCTTTATCTTGCCTTCAAGGGCGTCGCGGACGATTTCACGGGTCGCGTCGGTTATCTCACTCCTGCCACCGTATGCGAGCGCTATGTTGAGGAAGTAGTTCGAGTATTTTCTGGTGACTTTTTCAGCCTCCTCGGCTGCCTTTCTAACCCTCTCTGGAAGGAGCTCCTTTCTCCCTATAACGTTGACCCTGACGCCGTAACGGTGAACCCTCTCATCATCAACGAGCTCTTTAAACTTCCGCTCAAAGAGATCCATGAGTGCAGCTACCTCATCCTTGGAGCGCTTGAAGTTCTCGGTGGAGAAGGCGTAGACCGTAAGCGTCTTTATTCCGAGTTCACGGCACCATTCTAGTATTTCCTCAAGCTTGTTGGAGCCAAAGAGGTGGCCGTACCAGGGGGGCTTTTCGAGCCTCCTGGCCCACCGCCGGTTTCCGTCCATGATTATAGCCACATGCTTTGGGAGGTTCCCCGCTTTGACCTTCTCAAACAGGTACGACTCGTAAAAATCGTAGAGAGGTCTAAAAAGGAGATGGGGAACCTTTGAAACTACCCGATACAGCATCCAAATCCCTTCAGAGCTTCCTTCTCTTGCCAAGGTGAAGCTCCGCAAGCTCCATG encodes:
- the tgtA gene encoding tRNA guanosine(15) transglycosylase TgtA; the protein is MANFKFEVKARDAAGRIGKLTLNGKTVETPAIMPVINPKQLIVTPKELKEMGFRMVITNSYIIYKTPELREQALKEGIHNLLGYDGIIEVDSGSFQLMRYGDVEVTNSEIVKFQHDIGVDVGTFLDIPTPPDVSHEKAEEDLRITLERAKEAEGIKEIAMNAAVQGSTYPDLRTYAAKKLSEMNFEIHPVGAVVPLMESYRYKDLVDVVIASKHGLRPDRPVHLFGAGHPMIFALAVAMGIDLFDSASYALYAKDNRYLTPEGTKRLDELDYFPCSCPVCSRYTPQELREMPKEERTRLLALHNLWVIREELNRVKQSIKEGTLWELVDERARSHPKLYAAYKRLLEYREYLEKNEPVTKGSAFFKVSREALKWPTAVRAKERAERVKPKFLETVNHPIFGEIPKYLSLSYPFAQSEGEENFTIEKPAREEARNYIMAIAEYQFGEGAGEAFKDAFVELSRKTGMPRQIKVKGKHLATFRSADGLLTLGIEGAKRLHKVLPFPGMRVVIDEDAEPFARKGKNVFAKFVVDADQGIRPYDEVLIVNRNDELLATGQTLLNGEELKAFQQGLAVKVRRGVGE
- the uppS gene encoding polyprenyl diphosphate synthase, with protein sequence MLYRVVSKVPHLLFRPLYDFYESYLFEKVKAGNLPKHVAIIMDGNRRWARRLEKPPWYGHLFGSNKLEEILEWCRELGIKTLTVYAFSTENFKRSKDEVAALMDLFERKFKELVDDERVHRYGVRVNVIGRKELLPERVRKAAEEAEKVTRKYSNYFLNIALAYGGRSEITDATREIVRDALEGKIKPEDIDEELIKRYLYHPNMPDPDIVIRTGGEIRISNFLLYQIAYSELFFVDVYFPEFRKIDFLRIIREYQKRQRRFGR